The genomic DNA CGCGGTGATGCAGCCGTTCTGCGGCTCGCGGTACTTGATGCCGAGCGGCGCGGCGAGCGCGGCCTTGGCGTCGTCCGGCGAGATGTGCTTGTACTCCAGCAGCTTGTTGATCACCGTGTTGCGGCGGGTCTGCGCCGCCTGCGGGTGGGCGATCGGGTCGTACGCCGAGGGGTTCTGCACCAGGCCCGCCAGCATCGCGGCCTCGGGGACGGTGAGGTCCTTGGCGCTCTTGCTGAAGTAGCGGTTGGCGGCGGCCTCGATGCCGTACGCCTGGTGGCCGTAGAAGGTGATGTTCAGGTAGTTGGTGAGGATCTGGTCCTTGCTCAGGTCCTCTTCCAGCTTGATGGCGTACTTCAGCTCCTGGATCTTGCGACCCATGCTCTTCTTGGTCGCCTCCAGGAACGCCTGCTGGTCGTCGCCGGCCTGCTCGACGAAGACGTTCTTCACGTACTGCTGGGTGAGCGTGGAGGCGCCCTGGGTGGCGGAGCCCGCCTCGGCGTTCTTGCTTATGGCGCGGAGCACGCCCTTGAGGTCGACGGCGCCGTGCTCGTAGAAGCGGGCGTCCTCGATGTCCACCTGGGCCTGGCGCATGATCGGCGCCATCTGCTCCTTGGTGAGGATGGTGCGGTCCCGGTCGTAGACCTTCGCGATCAGCCCGCCCTTGGCGTCGTAGATCATCGACGCCTGCGAGAGGGTCGGCTGCTTGAAGTCGTCCGGGATGTTGTCGAAGCTGTCGGCGGTGTCCTTCGCCGTGAGCCCGAGCGCACCGACGGCCGGCAGCGCCATCCCGGCGACCAGGATTCCGGCCAGCACGGCGCTGCCCAGGAACTTGACACCGAGCCCTGCCTTGTCGAGGGCGTTGCCCGCGGATCGCTGAGAAGCCATGGAGAGAACCCTACGTCGCGGATTCCCGTACAGGGGGGCAGGTGTTCGCCTACGCTTGTCACAGGTTCGCGACAGCTTCGCTCTGTTCATCAACATCACTCTTGTGAGTGATGAGCTTCGCCCGATTTGCACCGGAAACTCCCCCATTTCCGGAAGAGTCCAGGCCTACACCGTCGCACAGCGTGACCAAATCAGACCTCTCAGTATCTGACAAGGTCTCCGACCTGCGATCACTCCAACGAGTGAGCTAACGGGCACCCATAGTCCGATCGGGTCATTCGAGATTGGGCCCCTAGGGGCTGTTGCGCCGTGCCGTTCTTCCGTAACGTCCTCAACTGGCAGCGGTGAATATGCCGTTGCCGCCGTGGGGGAGCCCCGATTCGGGAGAGGACGGCGCCGGCATGGGCTGGGTGGATGACTGGAGCGCACAGGCGGCCTGCCGCACGAGCGATCCGGACGAATTGTTCGTACAGGGGGCGGCGCAGAACCGCGCCAAGGCGGTGTGCAGCGGGTGCCCGGTGCGCACCGAGTGCCTCGCCGACGCACTGGACAACCGGGTGGAGTTCGGGGTCTGGGGCGGAATGACCGAGCGCGAGCGCCGGGCGCTGCTGCGCCGCCGGCCGACGGTCGGCTCGTGGCGCCGACTGCTGGAGACCGCTCGCACGGAGTACGAGGAGTCGCTGGCCACGGGTGTGGTCCTGCGGGACTACGCGCAGGCGGGCTGACGCTCCGTCCCCCTGACGGAGCGTCCGCCCGTACCGATCCCGTCCCGATCAACCGCCGAGGCGGTCGCCGACCGCCCGCAGGCCGTCCAGGTCGTGGACGTCCCCGGGCAGCGCGGGCACCTCGACGATCGGGACGTCCGGGTAGACCGAGGCGAAGCGGTCCCTGGTGCGTCGCTCCCGGGCCATGATCTGCATCCGCTCGGCGTGCAGCCGCAGCAGTCCGGCGGCCAGCGTCTCGGCCGCCGGGGTCGAGGTCTGGGCGCCGTTCTCCTCCAGCGCCTCGGCGGCAGCCAGGGCGCGCTCGGCCGTGAGCTGGGGGGCTCCGGTCGAGTGCACCCGGTTGAGCACCAGGCCGGCCAGCGGCATCTCGTCCGCCGCCAGCCGGTCGACGAAGTACGCCGCCTCGCGCAGCGCGTCCCGCTCGGGCGCCGCCACCACCAGGAAGGCGGTGCCCTCCGCCTTCAGCAGCTGGTACGTGCGGTCGGCGCGCTCGCGGAAGCCGCCGAACATCGAGTCCATGGCGGAGACGAAGGTCTGCACGTCGGTCAGCAGCTGGGCGCCGAAGATCTTGCCCAGGGTGCCGGTGATCAGGCCCATCCCGACGTTCAGGAACTTCATCGCGGACCGCCCGCCGACCTTGGCCGGGGCGGTCAGCAGCCGGATCACCTTCCCGTCGAGGAAGGAGCCCAGCCGGCTCGGCGCGTCCAGGAAGTCCAGCGCGGAGCGCGAGGGCGGGGTGTCGACCACGATCAGGTCCCAGCGGTCCTCGGCGCGCAGCTGCCCCAGCTTCTCCATCGCCATGTACTCCTGCGTGCCGGCGAAGCCGGCCGACAGGGACTGGTAGAACGGGTTCTCCATGATCGCCCTGGCCCGCTCGGGCTCGGCGTGGGCCAGCACGACCTCGTCGAAGGTCCGCTTCATGTCCAGCATCATGGCCTGCAGTTCGCCCTTGCCGGCCACGTCCTTCACCAGCCGCGGGGTGTTGTCCAGCTCGCTCAGGCCCATCGACTGGGCGAGCCGGCGGGCCGGGTCGATGGTCAGCACGACCACCTTGCGGCCGCGCTCGGCGGCGCGCAGCCCGATCGCCGCGGCAGTGGTGGTCTTGCCCACGCCGCCCGAGCCGCAGCACACCACGATCCGGGTCGCCGGGTCGTCGATCAGCGCGTCGACCTCCAGCCTGGCCGTCATGCCGCCCCCTGCCGCTTGAGCTCGCCCGCCAGCCGGTACAGCCCGGCCAGGTCCACGCCCTCGCCGAGCAGCGGCAGTTCGTACGTCGGCAGCTTCAGCTGCTGCAGGTCGGCGCGCTGCTCGCGCTCCAGCTCGACCCGCTCGGCGTGCTCCCTGGCCTGCTCCAGCAGCGGTCCGAGCAGCGGCTCGACGTGCGCCCGGACCGTCTCCGGCTTGCGGGAGCGGCCGCCCAGCCCGGCCTCGCCGAGCGCCAGCGCGACCTCCTCGCGGTGGTCGCCGTCCACCGCCGCCACTGCCGCGGCGTCCAGCACCGGCGGGCGGACCATGTTCACCAGCACGCCGCCGACCGGCAGTTTCGCCTCGCGCAGGTCCGCGATGCCGTCCACCGTCTCCTGCACCGGCATCTCCTCCAGCAGCGTCACGAAGTGCACCGTGGTCTCCGGCGACCGCAGGACCCGCATCACCGCCTGCGCCTGGGAGTGGATCGGCCCGATCCGGGCCAGCCCCGCGACCTCCGAGTTCACGTTGAGGAAGCGGGTGATCCGGCCGGTCGGCGGCGCGTCCATCACCACCGCGTCGTACACCGGGGTGCCGTCCTGCCCCTTGCGCCGGGCCGCCTCGCAGGCCTTCCCGGTGAGCAGCACGTCCCGCACGCCCGGGGCGATCGTCGTCGCGAAGTCCACGAAGCCGACCTTCTGCAGCGCCTTCCCGGCGCGGCCCAGCTTGTAGAACATCTCCAGGTACTCCAGCAGCGCCAGCTCGGTGTCGATCGCCAGCGCGTGCACCTCGCCGTGCCGGCGGCCCGGCAGCCCCAGCTGCGCGGGGGTCACGGTGGCCACCCGGCGCTCCTCGTACGGCAGCGCGGCGATCCCGAACAGCTCGGCGATGCCCTGCCGGCCCTCCACCTCGATCAGCAGCGTGCGGCGCCCCTGCGCCGCCAGCGCGATCGCCAGTGCGGCCGCGACCGTCGTCTTCCCGGTACCGCCCTTGCCGGTGACGACGTGCAGCCTGACACCCTCCCAGTCCGGGTCGCTCGACGCCGTCGGACTGCTGCCTGCCACGCTCCGTCTCCGTCCGTCGGTCGACCGGCACCCGGCGGTGCCCACACCGCGAGCGTAACCAGCGAGCGACCCCGATGCCGGGAGCATCCCGGCGGCCCGGCTGAATCATGCCCTCTTTGTGTCCCACCTCACACCGGCCGCTCCGGCTAGAGTCACCCCCATGACCAAGTGGGAATACGTCACCGTGCCGCTCCTCGTGCACGCCACCAAGCAGATCCTCGACACCTGGGGCCAGGACGGCTGGGAGCTCGTCCAGGTCGTGCCCGGGCCCAACCCCGAGCAGCTCGTCGCCTACCTGAAGCGGGAGAAGGCCTGACATGAGCAAGGTCGAGGAGAAGCTCGCCGAGCTCGGGCTCACCCTGCCGGAGGTCGCGGCGCCGGTCGCCGCGTACGTGCCGGCCGTGCGCACCGGCGAGTACGTGTTCACCTCCGGCCAGCTGCCGATGGTCGCCGGCAAGCTGCCGAGCACCGGCAAGGTCGGCGCCGAGGTCACCGCGGAGGAGGCCAAGCAGCTCGCCCAGATCTGCGCGCTGAACGCGCTCGCCGCGATCAAGTCCGTGATCGGTGACCTGGACGAGGTCGAGCAGGTCGTGAAGGTGGTCGGCTTCGTCGCCTCCGCCCCCGACTTCACCGGCCAGCCCGGTGTGATCAACGGTGCCAGCGAGCTGCTGGGCGCCGCGCTCGGTGCCGCCGGCGTGCACGCCCGCAGCGCGGTCGGCGTCGCCGTCCTCCCCCTCGACGCCCCCGTCGAGGTCGAGCTCCAGGTCCGCGTCCGGAGCTGACGCGAGCCGGGCGCAGGGCACAACCAGGGGTGCGTGGGGGTACCTGGTTGTGCCCTCGCCGGTTGCCCTAGCATCCCGCCCATGGATCACCCTCCGCTCCCCATGCCCCCCGGCTGGCCTGCCCGGATCCGGGCGCTCGCGGCCGGCGAGCTGACCCCGCCGACCCCGAAGCCGTCGGCCACCGTGGTGCTGCTGCGCGAGGGCGCCGAGGGCCCCGAGGCGTACCTGCTGCGCCGCCGCACCTCGATGGCGTTCGCCGCCGGCATGTACGCCTACCCCGGCGGCGGTGTCGACCCGCGGGACGCCGGGGCGGCTCCCGCGTGGGCGGGCCCGAGCCCCGCCGAGTGGGCCGAGCGGCTGGGCACCGACCCGGCGACCGCGACCGCCGTGGTGTGCGCCGCCGTCCGCGAGACCTTCGAGGAGGCCGGCGTCCTGCTGGCCGGACCGGACGCCGACGGTGTGGTCGAACCGCGCGACTGGACGGCCGAGCGGGCCGCGCTGGAGGCGCACGAGCTGTCCTTCGCCGAGTTCCTGACCGAGCACGGGCTGGTGCTGCGCAGCGACCTGCTGGGCGGGTGGGCGCGCTGGGTGACGCCGGAGTTCGAGGAGCGCCGGTTCGACACCTGGTTCTTCGTGGCGGCGCTGCCGTCCGGGCAGTCGGCGGCCTCGACCGTCGGCGAGGCGGACCGGGTGGCGTGGCTGTCCCCGGCGGAGGCGGTCGCGGGCTACGCGGAGGGCCGGTACGGGATGCTGCCGCCGACCGTCTCGGTGCTGCGGGAGCTGGTCGCGGTCCGTTCGCCGCAGGACGCGCTGGCCGCGGCCCGGTCCCGGACGGTGCGCCCGGTGCTCGGCCGGGCCGAGGTCGCCGGCGACCGTATGACGGTCCGGTGGCCGGGGTATGAGGAGCTGACCATCGACGGGGAGTTCCCGATCTGATGGGATGAGCAGTACATCCGAAGCACGGACCGCCGTGACGACCAGGAAGGACGATCGGCCGATGATCCACAACGACGTGGCTCGCCGGACGGCACCTCGCATGCCCGCCCGCAGCCTCACCCCCCGCACGCTCGCCTGCACCGACTGCGCGGTCCCGGACGAGCCGACCCCGCGCCTGCTGACCCGCCCGCTGCCGCTGCGGGCCCTGGGCCGGACCGAGACGGACGGGTAATGGCCGGTCTCCTTCCCGGTGACCCCGCCGACACCGTCGGCGGGGCCGCCACCCCCCGCGCGCTGTGCGTCCTCGCGCCCAATCCGTCGCCGATGACGCTCGACGGGACGAACACCTGGCTGCTCTCCGAGCCCGGCTCGGACCTGGCCGTGGTGATCGACCCGGGTCCGCTGGACGAGGGGCACCTGCGCCGGGTGGTGCGGACCGCCGAGGAGCAGGGCAAGCGGATCGCCCTGACCCTGCTCACGCACGGGCACCACGACCACGCCGAGGGCGCGGCGCGGTTCGCCGAGCTGACCGGGACGCCGGTGCGCGCGCTCGACCCCGCGCACCGGCTGGGTGACGAGGGGCTGCACGGCGGCCAGCGGATCGAGGTCGGCGGCCTCGACCTGCGGGTGGTCGCCACCCCGGGGCACACCTCGGACTCGCTGACCTTCCACCTGCCGGCGGACGGCGCGATCCTCACCGGTGACACCGTGCTGGGGCGCGGCACCACGATGGTGGCCCACCCGGACGGGCGGCTCGGCGACTACCTGGACTCGCTGCGGCGGCTGCACACCATGGCGTCCGAGCACAGTGTCCGGACGGTGCTGCCCGGCCACGGGCCGGTGCTCGCGGACGCGCTCGGCGCCGTCGACTACTACCTGGCGCACCGGGCCGGCCGGCTGGCCCAGGTGGAGACCGCGGTGGAGGCCGGCTGCCGGACCGCCGCCGAAGTGGTCGCCCGGGTCTACGCGGACGTGGACCCGGCGCTCTGGCCGGCGGCCGAACTCTCGGTCCGGGCCCAGCTCACGTACCTCGAGGACCACGGCCTGATCTGAGCACCGGCGGTACGCGAAGGGCGCGGGGTGTCCACCGGTCCGCGGACCGGTGGACACCCCGCGCCCTTCGGGCCTTCCCGGCCTAGCGGGAGCGGCGGGAGAGGCGCTCGACGTCCATCAGGACGACGGCGCGGGCCTCCAGCTTGAGCCAGCCGCGACCGGCGAAGTCGGCGAGCGCCTTGTTGACCGTCTCGCGGGAGGCGCCGACCAGCTGGGCGAGCTCCTCCTGGGTGAGGTCGTGGGCGACGTGGATGCCCTCGTCGGACTGGACGCCGAAGCGGCGCGACAGGTCGAGCAGCGCCTTGGCGACGCGGCCCGGCACGTCCGAGAAGACCAGGTCGGACATCACGTCGTTGGTCCGGCGGAGCCGTCGGGCGATGGCGCGCAGCAGGGCGATGGACACCTCGGGCCGGGCGTGCAGCAGCGGGAGCAGGTCGCCGTGGCCGAGGCCGAGCAGCTTGCACTCGGTCAGGGCGGTGGCGGTCGCGGTGCGCGGGCCCGGGTCGAACAGCGACAGTTCGCCGATCATCTCGCTGGGGCCGAGCACCGCGAGCATGTTCTCGCGGCCGTCGGGCGAGGCCCGGTGGAGCTTGACCTTGCCTTCGACGACGACGTACAGGCGGTCACCCGGGTCGCCCTCGTGGAACAGCGACTCACCGCGGGCGAGGGTCACCTCGGTCATGGAAGCCCGCAGCTCGGCAGCCTGGTCGTCGTCGAGAGCCGCGAACAGCGCGGCGCGCCGCAGAACGTCGTCCACGAGCTTCCTCCTGCTGGTGTCTGGGCAGTGCTATTCACCACCAAGGATGACGCATGTCGCTCCGATCATATGAGGAGGGGGTGCGGCGGGGGTTGTCTACGGGGCCATTCGCGCCTCGGCCCGCCCCGGTGTCCCGCCCGGCACCACCCGGACGGGTCAGCAGGCCTCGGCCTGCTCACCGAGCTCCTGCAGGGTGTGGAAGCCGCGGGCGGCGGAGACCAGGGTGACGTGGTGGTGCCAGCCCCGGAAGGAGCGGCCCTCGAAGTCGCCGAGGCCGTACTCGCGGTGCAGGCGTTCGCAGCCGCGGGCCGAGTGGTGGCGCAGCTCGGCCAGCGCTACGGTCTCGGCGAGCTGCTCGGCGGGCAGGTTGGTCAGCCAGTAGGTGCGCGGCTTGGGCCGGCCGAACGGCCACTCGGCGATCAGGTGCCGGACCCGGCCGCCGGCCGCGCGCCGGTCGCCGGGGGCGGCGGGGCCGCCGGGCAGCCGGACGGCGAGGAACTGGGAGCGCCGGACGTTGGCGGCCGGTGCGTCGCGCCAGGCGATCACCTCGCGGTGGGCCCGGTCGAGCAGGGCGTGCGCGACCTCGGCGACGGTGCGGGTGTGCGGCGCGCGGTGGTGCACGCCGACCCGGACCGGGTGCCGTCCGACCGGGATGTGGCTGGCCGCGCCGACCTCCAGCAGGTAGCCGAGGCCGCGGTCCTCCAGGCCCAGCAGCAGCGGTTCGACCTGGGACTCCATGGTCCAGTCGGCGAGCACCGGGGCCTGGGGCAGGTCCCAGTCCTGGAGCAGTTCGTCGACCGAGTCGAGCAGGTAGTGCCAGCGCGGCCGGTGCCGCTCGTGGTGCGGGACGTGGGCGCGGTCGCGCAGGTCCTCGTCGTCGTCCCAGTGCCGGGGCAGCATCAGGTGCCAGTTGACCGGCAGGCAGGACTGCGGGTGGACCAGTGAGGTGGCGAGCGCCAGCTGGCAGTTGATGGTCCGCCGCGCGGTGGAGGCGAACTGCCGGGCGACGCCCACCGAGCGGGTGCCGTTCTTGGGGAAGGCGACCTCGTCGAAGGCCCAGGCCCGCGGCGCGGCGGCCGCGGTGTAGGCCTCGGCGAGCTGCCGGCGGATCCAACCCGACTCCCACGTACTGTGGTTGACGAACTGCTGGATGGGCTGGGCGGTCCGCCGGCCGAGCACCTGCTCGGAGATGTTGCTGGGGGTGCGGCGGCCCGAGGCGTGCAGCAGGCCGCGCAGGTACACCTCGCCCCAGCGGCGCTGGTCCGAGCGGGCCAGCGGGGCGAACAGGTCCTGGCAGTACGCGGAGATCTCGTCCGTACTCTCTCCAGCGAGCGGTTCGCCGGGCCGCGTCAGTGTGCGCACGTCGATCCTCCGGGAGTCGGAAGCGGTCGGAAAGGGGGGTGGACAGAGCCCTGCCCTCCCTCGGTGTGTGGGGGGTTCACCGCGGGAGGGCAGGGTGGGCCGGGCGGAGCCGGCTGGGGGTGGCGCGGTGGGGGTGAAGGGGGGACGGGTCAGTCCCGGTCGCAGCTGCCCTCGTCGTCGAGCTCGACGACGAACGCGTCGGTGGCGAGCAGGGCCTGGGTGACCTCGGGCAGTGCGCAGCCGACGATCACGAACTCGACGTCCAGGCCGATCTTGGCGCGCTGGAAGAGCAGCTCGTTGATGGCGGGCCGGGTGATCTCGGTGGTCTTGCAGAGGTGGAACTCCACCCGGCGCGGCTCGACGGAGAGCGCCTCGACGAGCGCCCGGCGGAACTTGTCCAGCTCGTCGCGGTCGATCACGCCGTCGCAGTGGATGTGCGCGGTGTTGCCATCGAACTCGCTGGTGACCCGCAGCCGCATGTCGGCCGGCTCGACGTCGACCCGGACCTTCAGCGGGACGTCGCTCTCCGGCAGGTTGACGGTCAGCGCCTTCGGGTCGAAGTCCAGGTACGGCTGGTCGTCGATCCAGACCCGGTCGATCTGGACGGTGCCCTCGGGCAGCAGGTCCGGGGAGACCCGCAGCACGCGGCCGGGGAAGGTCTCCGGCAGCGGCCGGAAGTGCAGGGTGAGCGGCGAGGAGGTGAGCAGCAGCCCGGTGTAGGCGGCGGCCAGGTAGCACAGCTCCAGCGCGTGGTAGCCGGCCATCGAGTGGCTGCCCTTGAGCCGCTCGGTGCCGAGCAGGTACGGGATGCCGTTGGCGAGCACGTTGAAGTACACGCCGCCGTCGTCGTAGTCCAGGAAGAAGGCGTTGTAGAAGGCGGCGGCCTCGCGGGCGAGGCGGCGGTGCTCGGGGTCGCCGTCGACGCCGGCCAGGATCAGGTAGGCGAGGATCGACTGCTCCTGCTGCCACCAGGCCTTGCGGTCGTGCCAGACCAGGCGGTGCGCGCCGCTGGCCGGGTCGGCCCGGCGGTCGACCACGTCGTACCAGCCGCCGCGCTGCTGGTCGCTGCCGACCGGCGGCATGATGTCGGCGATCCGCTCGGCGAGGGCGGCGTACTCGGGCTTGTCGCGCAGGGCGCGGATCCGGGTCAGGTTCCAGGCGATCTTGAGGTTGTGGCCGACCACGGCGCGGTCCTGCTGCCAGCCCCAGGTGCGGTCGGGGCTCCAGTCCTCGTGGAAGCGCTCCTGGACGAACGGGCTGTTGGGCTCGTCCGGGAAGTACTTGGTGATGGTGTCGGCGGTGTTCTCCAGCAGCTCGGCGAAGTCCTC from Kitasatospora terrestris includes the following:
- a CDS encoding WhiB family transcriptional regulator; translated protein: MGWVDDWSAQAACRTSDPDELFVQGAAQNRAKAVCSGCPVRTECLADALDNRVEFGVWGGMTERERRALLRRRPTVGSWRRLLETARTEYEESLATGVVLRDYAQAG
- a CDS encoding ArsA family ATPase; translated protein: MTARLEVDALIDDPATRIVVCCGSGGVGKTTTAAAIGLRAAERGRKVVVLTIDPARRLAQSMGLSELDNTPRLVKDVAGKGELQAMMLDMKRTFDEVVLAHAEPERARAIMENPFYQSLSAGFAGTQEYMAMEKLGQLRAEDRWDLIVVDTPPSRSALDFLDAPSRLGSFLDGKVIRLLTAPAKVGGRSAMKFLNVGMGLITGTLGKIFGAQLLTDVQTFVSAMDSMFGGFRERADRTYQLLKAEGTAFLVVAAPERDALREAAYFVDRLAADEMPLAGLVLNRVHSTGAPQLTAERALAAAEALEENGAQTSTPAAETLAAGLLRLHAERMQIMARERRTRDRFASVYPDVPIVEVPALPGDVHDLDGLRAVGDRLGG
- a CDS encoding ArsA-related P-loop ATPase produces the protein MAGSSPTASSDPDWEGVRLHVVTGKGGTGKTTVAAALAIALAAQGRRTLLIEVEGRQGIAELFGIAALPYEERRVATVTPAQLGLPGRRHGEVHALAIDTELALLEYLEMFYKLGRAGKALQKVGFVDFATTIAPGVRDVLLTGKACEAARRKGQDGTPVYDAVVMDAPPTGRITRFLNVNSEVAGLARIGPIHSQAQAVMRVLRSPETTVHFVTLLEEMPVQETVDGIADLREAKLPVGGVLVNMVRPPVLDAAAVAAVDGDHREEVALALGEAGLGGRSRKPETVRAHVEPLLGPLLEQAREHAERVELEREQRADLQQLKLPTYELPLLGEGVDLAGLYRLAGELKRQGAA
- a CDS encoding RidA family protein; this translates as MSKVEEKLAELGLTLPEVAAPVAAYVPAVRTGEYVFTSGQLPMVAGKLPSTGKVGAEVTAEEAKQLAQICALNALAAIKSVIGDLDEVEQVVKVVGFVASAPDFTGQPGVINGASELLGAALGAAGVHARSAVGVAVLPLDAPVEVELQVRVRS
- a CDS encoding NUDIX hydrolase codes for the protein MDHPPLPMPPGWPARIRALAAGELTPPTPKPSATVVLLREGAEGPEAYLLRRRTSMAFAAGMYAYPGGGVDPRDAGAAPAWAGPSPAEWAERLGTDPATATAVVCAAVRETFEEAGVLLAGPDADGVVEPRDWTAERAALEAHELSFAEFLTEHGLVLRSDLLGGWARWVTPEFEERRFDTWFFVAALPSGQSAASTVGEADRVAWLSPAEAVAGYAEGRYGMLPPTVSVLRELVAVRSPQDALAAARSRTVRPVLGRAEVAGDRMTVRWPGYEELTIDGEFPI
- a CDS encoding MBL fold metallo-hydrolase, with translation MAGLLPGDPADTVGGAATPRALCVLAPNPSPMTLDGTNTWLLSEPGSDLAVVIDPGPLDEGHLRRVVRTAEEQGKRIALTLLTHGHHDHAEGAARFAELTGTPVRALDPAHRLGDEGLHGGQRIEVGGLDLRVVATPGHTSDSLTFHLPADGAILTGDTVLGRGTTMVAHPDGRLGDYLDSLRRLHTMASEHSVRTVLPGHGPVLADALGAVDYYLAHRAGRLAQVETAVEAGCRTAAEVVARVYADVDPALWPAAELSVRAQLTYLEDHGLI
- a CDS encoding Crp/Fnr family transcriptional regulator codes for the protein MDDVLRRAALFAALDDDQAAELRASMTEVTLARGESLFHEGDPGDRLYVVVEGKVKLHRASPDGRENMLAVLGPSEMIGELSLFDPGPRTATATALTECKLLGLGHGDLLPLLHARPEVSIALLRAIARRLRRTNDVMSDLVFSDVPGRVAKALLDLSRRFGVQSDEGIHVAHDLTQEELAQLVGASRETVNKALADFAGRGWLKLEARAVVLMDVERLSRRSR
- a CDS encoding IS701 family transposase, whose protein sequence is MRTLTRPGEPLAGESTDEISAYCQDLFAPLARSDQRRWGEVYLRGLLHASGRRTPSNISEQVLGRRTAQPIQQFVNHSTWESGWIRRQLAEAYTAAAAPRAWAFDEVAFPKNGTRSVGVARQFASTARRTINCQLALATSLVHPQSCLPVNWHLMLPRHWDDDEDLRDRAHVPHHERHRPRWHYLLDSVDELLQDWDLPQAPVLADWTMESQVEPLLLGLEDRGLGYLLEVGAASHIPVGRHPVRVGVHHRAPHTRTVAEVAHALLDRAHREVIAWRDAPAANVRRSQFLAVRLPGGPAAPGDRRAAGGRVRHLIAEWPFGRPKPRTYWLTNLPAEQLAETVALAELRHHSARGCERLHREYGLGDFEGRSFRGWHHHVTLVSAARGFHTLQELGEQAEAC
- a CDS encoding AGE family epimerase/isomerase, with product MSAPAARRTYSDSIAGYVTSFDPVHDRFGLRTSDDREFTIHLDGLIGSEIVRNLGDERRDTSGSTRDMLAEGRFVFVHGLFYQWEGGERIEARQITFPEETRGAYVFEKPTWWVQQAAEIADFYLRGHFPDGVYDWRNFRTKLTLSGTHLPEFAGQDVRQETDTISRLVYGLATAFMLTGEDRFLEAAQSGTDYLREHMRVVDEREGVAYWYHGIDITSSGQRKVFASEFGDDFDAIPMYEQIYALAGPTQTYRITGDPRILEDIDRTVALFHRYFKDEDRGGFFSHLDPITMDPRADSLGRNRSRKNWNSVGDHAPAYLINAYLATGREDFAELLENTADTITKYFPDEPNSPFVQERFHEDWSPDRTWGWQQDRAVVGHNLKIAWNLTRIRALRDKPEYAALAERIADIMPPVGSDQQRGGWYDVVDRRADPASGAHRLVWHDRKAWWQQEQSILAYLILAGVDGDPEHRRLAREAAAFYNAFFLDYDDGGVYFNVLANGIPYLLGTERLKGSHSMAGYHALELCYLAAAYTGLLLTSSPLTLHFRPLPETFPGRVLRVSPDLLPEGTVQIDRVWIDDQPYLDFDPKALTVNLPESDVPLKVRVDVEPADMRLRVTSEFDGNTAHIHCDGVIDRDELDKFRRALVEALSVEPRRVEFHLCKTTEITRPAINELLFQRAKIGLDVEFVIVGCALPEVTQALLATDAFVVELDDEGSCDRD